In one Desulfatiglans sp. genomic region, the following are encoded:
- a CDS encoding PHP domain-containing protein — protein MKADLHLHTCASDGTWRPETLVQNILQAGIGVFAVTDHDSVENISSASRLATENGLKFIRGVEISTTENGRIFHILGYNIDPQNSALNEILMFNRNNLEERNKKSIIKLREMGFPVSPDEFLLYKNNPERGGWKALNYAIDKGVCNTYRDFFQLFGDKRIGMNIDGCATPGAAIAAIKEAGGIPVLAHPGSSIYGNNPPGAIKIAVDMGVEGVECFHPENNEETTEYSQAFCRRKGLYITGGSDCHGAFVKERWLGKPDVRVGQLSLWDY, from the coding sequence ATGAAAGCAGATCTCCATTTACATACATGCGCATCAGACGGAACCTGGCGGCCTGAGACCCTCGTACAAAACATCCTTCAGGCAGGAATAGGGGTGTTTGCGGTTACAGACCATGACTCAGTTGAAAATATCAGTTCAGCATCCAGGCTTGCCACTGAAAACGGCCTTAAATTTATCAGGGGAGTAGAGATAAGCACAACAGAAAATGGAAGGATTTTTCATATACTGGGGTACAATATTGACCCTCAAAACAGCGCCCTTAATGAGATATTGATGTTTAATCGTAACAATCTGGAAGAGAGGAATAAAAAAAGCATAATAAAACTCCGGGAGATGGGTTTCCCTGTTTCACCTGATGAATTCCTTCTCTATAAAAACAACCCGGAGCGCGGGGGCTGGAAGGCCCTGAACTATGCCATTGATAAAGGTGTCTGCAATACCTACCGCGACTTTTTTCAACTCTTTGGTGATAAAAGGATTGGCATGAATATAGATGGCTGTGCAACACCCGGTGCAGCAATAGCTGCAATCAAGGAGGCCGGTGGCATTCCTGTGCTTGCGCATCCCGGTTCATCTATATATGGGAATAACCCGCCCGGGGCAATAAAAATAGCAGTAGATATGGGCGTTGAAGGGGTTGAGTGCTTTCATCCGGAGAACAATGAGGAGACTACCGAATACAGCCAGGCGTTTTGCAGGAGAAAAGGGCTCTATATAACAGGCGGCTCTGACTGCCACGGCGCCTTCGTAAAGGAGCGGTGGCTTGGAAAACCGGATGTAAGGGTAGGGCAGCTTTCGCTGTGGGATTATTAG
- a CDS encoding ketoacyl-ACP synthase III — MPNSIITGTGSYIPELKIENSKFLNTEFYNSNHEKLTKLNKDIIATFQDITCIRERRWVTDDLMTSDIAYFAAKDALNGGDGEDLDYIIVAHNFGDVRPGTARVDICPSIAARVKHLLGIKNPYTVAYDIPFGCPGWVHGMTIADFYIRSGQVKKVMVIGAETLSRVIDIHDIDSMIFADGAGAAIVEATDKEAGIISHVTRSDTLNEVDLIFSDKSYFPDKKGNEAYLKMHGHQVFKYALRYVPKVVKESLDRAGLSITDVKKVLIHQANEKMDRSIISSLFKMYRLDDVPEDIMPMTIAWLGNSSVATIPTMFDLIQKGRLEEHSLESGNIIVFTSVGAGMNINSMVYRMP; from the coding sequence ATGCCAAACAGTATTATTACAGGAACAGGGAGCTATATCCCTGAATTAAAGATAGAAAACAGTAAATTTTTAAATACTGAGTTCTATAACTCAAACCATGAAAAGCTGACTAAACTGAACAAAGACATAATTGCCACATTTCAGGATATCACCTGTATAAGGGAAAGGCGCTGGGTCACTGACGACCTTATGACATCCGACATAGCATATTTTGCAGCGAAAGATGCCCTTAACGGGGGTGATGGTGAAGACCTTGATTATATTATTGTTGCCCACAATTTTGGCGATGTAAGGCCTGGCACTGCAAGGGTGGATATCTGCCCATCCATTGCAGCGCGCGTGAAACACCTGCTGGGCATTAAAAACCCCTATACAGTGGCATATGATATACCATTCGGCTGCCCGGGCTGGGTGCACGGGATGACCATTGCTGATTTTTATATCAGATCAGGCCAGGTTAAAAAGGTAATGGTTATAGGCGCTGAAACACTCTCACGGGTAATAGACATCCATGATATTGACAGCATGATATTTGCTGATGGTGCAGGCGCTGCAATTGTTGAAGCTACAGATAAAGAGGCAGGCATCATCTCGCATGTAACAAGAAGTGATACGCTAAATGAGGTTGATCTCATATTCAGTGACAAGTCATACTTCCCGGACAAAAAGGGGAATGAAGCATATCTCAAGATGCACGGCCACCAGGTATTCAAATATGCACTAAGGTATGTACCAAAGGTGGTTAAGGAGAGCCTTGACAGGGCAGGTTTATCAATTACCGATGTGAAAAAGGTGCTTATTCACCAGGCAAATGAGAAGATGGACAGGAGCATTATCAGCAGTCTTTTCAAGATGTACAGGCTTGATGATGTGCCGGAAGATATTATGCCCATGACCATTGCGTGGCTCGGTAACAGCTCTGTGGCAACTATCCCCACCATGTTTGACCTCATACAGAAGGGAAGGCTTGAAGAACACAGCCTTGAATCAGGGAACATCATAGTTTTTACCTCTGTAGGGGCAGGCATGAATATAAACTCCATGGTCTACAGGATGCCCTGA
- a CDS encoding alpha/beta hydrolase: protein MSINQTKGPDEIKTYKEKNGKELKAHIFYPNKGGDKTETSPAFLFFHPGGWTMGEPQWGYEICSHYASKGLTAISFQYRITSIGGSTPADALADVKSAIRWTRKNGAELGIDPGKVIAGAISAGSHLATCAACIEGFDDTEDDLNLSPVPDAFVFQSACLNTVIIDEFTSLLQGRASSEELSPFHHIKAGMPPMCIIHGKADNLVPFGSISEYVKKSVSMGNRCELHPFEDTDHFFGNVDSTEVFSLMDEFLMSLGYL from the coding sequence ATGAGTATAAATCAGACAAAGGGGCCTGATGAAATAAAGACATATAAAGAGAAGAATGGGAAGGAATTAAAGGCCCACATATTTTACCCAAATAAGGGCGGTGATAAAACAGAGACATCCCCTGCCTTTCTCTTTTTTCATCCGGGTGGCTGGACAATGGGCGAGCCCCAGTGGGGTTATGAGATATGCAGCCACTATGCCTCAAAGGGCTTAACGGCCATATCATTCCAGTACAGGATCACTTCTATTGGCGGGAGCACACCTGCTGATGCGCTCGCTGATGTTAAATCTGCCATAAGGTGGACAAGAAAAAACGGCGCTGAGCTTGGTATTGACCCTGGAAAGGTAATAGCAGGGGCCATCTCAGCAGGTTCTCATCTCGCCACCTGTGCAGCCTGTATTGAAGGGTTTGATGACACTGAGGATGACCTCAATCTAAGCCCTGTGCCGGATGCCTTTGTTTTCCAGTCTGCGTGCCTGAATACTGTTATTATTGATGAATTTACATCCCTGCTTCAGGGACGGGCAAGCTCTGAAGAGCTCTCACCGTTTCATCACATCAAGGCCGGTATGCCGCCCATGTGCATTATCCACGGCAAGGCGGATAATCTGGTGCCCTTCGGCTCTATCAGTGAATATGTGAAAAAATCCGTTTCAATGGGCAACAGATGTGAACTCCACCCATTTGAGGATACAGATCACTTTTTCGGAAATGTTGACAGCACAGAGGTTTTCAGTCTGATGGATGAGTTTTTAATGTCGCTGGGGTATTTATAG
- a CDS encoding transglutaminase domain-containing protein, protein MRNFLLLIAALLFFNTFASGNTEQTNYFALYFNGSRCGYDIQTRRVEGDRVISTDHMLLELERMGTPVKIDVKETAIETIDGGPLSFKAIQKISTMDMSVEGDITPDGKMKVRVTNAGNTQELVQDFPKGAVMTEGLSLAFKRHGLKKGASYTADLFSPSTLMAMKFTFNVGDRKQVDLLGRVVELVEIKGEYFLPESGSALFTYYVDDDFNSQKMIMPLAGMNIEVIACSREFAMSKLTVAEMVDSMVVRSPVAVDNPERAISITYKLKPIKEDASFRFPVTDNQQVLKLSDGSVQVTVKPVKGERSHGYPYTGNDPAILKALQSTQYIQTGHPLIKELSQKSIQGKKSALDAALAIESFVSRYIDNKNLSVGYASALEVAKSRQGDCTEHALLAAALCRAAGIPARVVMGIVHVENGLFMGHAWTEAYIGNKWIGLDAALKDARDGFDAGHITLSIGHGDAGDFFGVMNNLGNFQIEDVKIN, encoded by the coding sequence ATGAGAAATTTTTTACTGCTGATAGCGGCCCTTTTGTTTTTTAATACCTTTGCATCGGGCAATACAGAACAGACGAACTATTTTGCCCTCTATTTTAATGGCAGCCGCTGCGGGTATGATATCCAGACACGCAGGGTTGAGGGTGACAGGGTTATAAGCACGGACCATATGCTCCTTGAACTGGAACGTATGGGCACACCGGTAAAGATTGATGTGAAAGAGACAGCCATAGAAACCATTGATGGAGGGCCCCTCTCTTTCAAGGCTATACAGAAGATATCAACCATGGATATGTCTGTTGAAGGGGATATCACCCCTGATGGAAAGATGAAGGTGAGGGTGACTAATGCGGGAAACACCCAGGAGCTTGTGCAGGATTTCCCAAAAGGGGCAGTGATGACAGAGGGTCTTTCTCTTGCCTTTAAGCGACATGGCCTTAAAAAAGGCGCCAGTTATACAGCAGACCTCTTCAGCCCCTCAACCCTTATGGCAATGAAGTTTACCTTTAATGTTGGTGACCGAAAACAGGTTGATCTCCTTGGCCGGGTCGTGGAGCTTGTAGAGATAAAGGGCGAATATTTTTTACCTGAGTCAGGCAGCGCCCTCTTCACATACTATGTTGATGATGATTTTAACTCCCAGAAGATGATCATGCCACTTGCAGGCATGAATATAGAGGTGATAGCCTGCTCCAGAGAATTCGCCATGAGCAAGCTCACGGTGGCTGAGATGGTGGATTCCATGGTTGTAAGGAGCCCTGTGGCTGTTGATAACCCGGAAAGAGCAATTTCGATCACATATAAACTTAAACCCATAAAAGAGGATGCATCATTCAGGTTCCCTGTAACAGACAATCAGCAGGTATTAAAACTTTCTGACGGCAGTGTCCAGGTCACAGTAAAACCGGTAAAGGGAGAGCGGTCACATGGATATCCTTATACAGGGAATGACCCTGCAATATTGAAGGCCCTTCAGTCCACACAGTATATACAGACAGGACACCCGCTTATAAAAGAGCTATCACAAAAATCTATTCAGGGCAAAAAGAGCGCCCTTGATGCTGCACTTGCAATAGAGTCATTTGTAAGCAGGTACATAGATAATAAAAATCTCTCAGTGGGCTATGCGAGCGCGCTTGAGGTGGCAAAAAGTAGGCAGGGCGACTGCACCGAGCATGCGCTCCTTGCAGCAGCTTTGTGCCGTGCCGCAGGCATACCTGCAAGGGTGGTAATGGGTATTGTCCATGTTGAAAATGGCCTCTTTATGGGCCATGCCTGGACAGAGGCATATATAGGCAATAAATGGATTGGCCTTGATGCGGCATTAAAGGATGCAAGAGACGGCTTTGATGCAGGGCATATCACACTCTCCATTGGACACGGCGATGCAGGGGATTTTTTTGGCGTAATGAATAATCTTGGGAATTTTCAAATAGAGGATGTGAAAATAAATTAG